The following nucleotide sequence is from Mangifera indica cultivar Alphonso chromosome 1, CATAS_Mindica_2.1, whole genome shotgun sequence.
AGAATTCCCACCAGaccaaaatgaaagaaaaacagaTTATTGTGAAATGAAATAACTATTGAGTTGGCTAAATTTTACAGCAAAAATTCCTTAGGCAGCGTCAACCTCTCTAGGTAAAGAAGGGTTTGCTATCACTTCTACTTTCAGCTTGTCCATAACTGCCAAATCTTccttataaagataaatatttgttGCTGCATGCAAATAATTTGAACCTCACATAAATCTTCACTTTCAGAATTCCATATTCCCAACTTATCAGTTTTCTACAATATTTAAGGCTCAAGGCACAAGTTCAAGAAATACCACAACCGAAGAACtaaatgatttgatttattgaATACAAAGAACCAGACCCAAGGAAATTCCAATTGATTATTTGACAATCTTTCCATTCAccatttacaaaattatgtcttttgatctATCCTCACATCTTCCGTTGACAAGAGCACCTTTAGACAGCAATAAAATGTAATCTTGATAGCATAGCAGCAAATTCAACAGAACAAGTGGCTAAAGGATTTCAAAAAGTAGTTTGCCTCTTTGATTGTTATTCATGACACTATGAGATTACAACCTTAAGTCTTAATAGATTTTCTAGATTGATTAAAACTCATCATTGATGCACTGCAGTCTGTGGGCATGCAATCGTAGGTCTAGTAAGACTAGCTGACTAAATTTAATACAAGAGTCCTACAAATTAAAGATTAAGCAATAAGCTATAAGATTACAACTATGTATATCATAcaatctataaatattttaagcaaATCGAATATcccttaattttaatcattccCAAATGACAAATTTGTTTTAGGTGGAACATTTTGGAGGCTTAGGACTGTTCTTTGCTTGGTGAAGATTACATATCcattatttggaaaaaaaaaaaaatcaaggcCATTCGGTTCAGAGTTACACCTTGTGGTATCTTCTGTTCATCCAACCTTGCCCATTATCAACCCTAGATAAAAGTTTGAAAGAAAAACACAGAATTCCTAGTGTCAACTGTCAACAGACACAGCATTCACTAACATAAGAAGATCTATTTCATATTATTGTCTACAGATTCAAGTTTCCTGCACTTTTTGCTTTCGCATTGTATATGTTTTTGAAAAGAGATCAATTCGCATTTGGTGCAGCTATGGCTGTATTGATTGATAATTTATACCCAACCAAACAgagggtttttattttatactttGGTTCACCAGTATAGCTTCTTAACAGCCTCACCTTTACTAATAAAATGCTTCCATTACcaatagaaaccaaaatttaacataaattttttctatGAAGGCAATCTGAGAAACTACGAAATGAAACAGAAAACTTGTTTTACTTGTAAATAGGCAGTTTTCataaataaagggaaaaggatAATTTAAGTTTACACAGAAAGACTGGCTTCAGTCTCACGCCAAGAATAGCTTCACTAGCATCCATGGAGAGCACAAGATTCACAATAGTCTTGAAAGGACAATAATCCTTGTTTTGGAACATCATTTTGAACTCTGGAAAAGAGCACAAAATTTcagaataattaattttttacattggcaaatgaaaatacaaaagtaaACTACTGCATATAACATCACAAGTCTATAAAAATTCATGtatttatgattaaatgaaGAGTATTTACCCCTCTTGTTCTCAGCATGTATTGCCCATAACTCTCTGGATTTTCTGTTGGATGAAAATAAATCactaaaattttagataaacaaTTTCGGGTAGTAAGAAATATACACATAATGCAGAATATAATGAAAGACAAATGAAAACATTTCAAGAACTTGAAACATAGTTAATGACTTTGGAAGGAAATAGGTCAACTAAGTACTTCATAGAGCTACCAGTCATCTGTTACTTTATATGCTACCAAATGGTAGCATGACAAATTACAAATATCCGACACCATGATCATATTTCTCTCGTTTATAATCAAAGGCAACAATGGAAAgcattaaaataaatagttcCCCTTAAATGTCTTGAGCCATGTACTAAGAGGGAATTGGAAGTCCATATCCTTATTAAACTCTTTTTTGGTAAATCCAACATCACATCCTAACTTTCTCTGAAGTTAACCAAAATACTCTAAATTTGGGCCCTTCTGGCTCTAAAGGACCCAGGAATATCGTTACTCAGATATTTATCGGTTACAACATCCCAAGTATTTGGCCCCAAGGGGAATGAAACCTGACTCTAAGTGAAACCAAACGTCTTAACCACTACATCCTAGCCTTGAATTTATGGGCTAAGACAATTTATGCAGAATATCAAAGCATCATCCCATCAGCCCAAGGATATTCCATCTTAATGTGGAGGTCACATCAGGCTGATGCTTTCGGATATTGAAaccaataaagaaaaattttccttttttaaccACCCACAAATACCAAGACACATGGCAGGACCCTTTCAGTCCAATTATGTCCAACAAATTAACCATGGATAATTATTCTACGAGTCAATGGTCAAGCAATCTCAAATCTTCAACTTGCATAGTTTGGGTCCTCCAAGAAAAAGcactgtgtgtgtgtgtctctgTGGGTATAAGGTTATGTTTACTTTAACCCTGGGTATTTGTCATTCAGCTACAATGCCACTGAATCAACTTTGACCTGTTATATTCAAAGGCTGATAAAAAGATTTGGTTGTTTCAGAATGCCATACCTCTTGATCTGATGTACTTGCTTGAGCTTTTTTCAATCCGATGACCAACTGTCCTTCTGGATCTATTCGATAAAATGTAACTGAAAAGTCACACAACTCTTAGTTTCTATAAAACACGAATCATATGCTCATGGGTAGGAATGATCTCATAAACAAACTGGAATACACACTTCAAAAACTTTCAAAACATTTCCCAGACACAAGaaagtattagatgagttaaAGATGGAACTTGAATGACAtttgtatcatatataaaatgacTCAACTATGTAATTCTGTGTGAAGCACCAGGATATTGATGCCCATAGACAAAAAACTCAACATCTGTACAGCTGTACTAATCATTATTTGGAAGCTAAAAGAATAGGATGAAAAGACAATAGCAGTATAATTGAAATGCAAATTCAAATATGAATAAACTAGTTGACAGGCATAATTtgtcaaaagaaaataacaagcTAACCATAAATGCACATGGAATGCGATTAAGTACCTTTGTCACCTGGTCGGCATTGATTCTCAGCCACGTAATCTCTAGTTCCTTCTAGAACATACATTGTGCTGTTCCTATTGGACCAAAACCGGTAGCTAAAATTCCAATATTTTCCGCTTGTATCTTGGATTTTAATGGGAATTCCTTTGGGCTCAGAGATTTTTGGAAGATAATCCTGTCCCATCATCAATAACTATTAGCAGAAACCTTTAAACGCCAAGACTCCAGTACAgcgaatattaaaaaaaacattaagcttaatttttccattacataataatatgataGCAAAAGTAAGCTTTAAACcttaaataagttttaattaatttatctcatttgtaaaaattatttgaaagatattcatggaaaaaattttaagtggcacaaaatgataataaatgttGCAAAAAACAATGGAAGCATAGAAATTGTTTCACCCAAAAATTCAGTAACAAGACTCAAGCCATATCAAGGGTACATCATCTTCGtggtaaatatataaaagtaaaaaaaaaaaaaaaaaaaacagagcaCAAGATAATCTGCCTATCTCAAAACTTAAGATATCACCCTTTACATTGCACTTGCAAAaactttataacaaaatatagaaACAGCACAAACTTTCAGAATTGATAACATTAAGAAAACCATTCAGCTTGAAAATTGTCAAAGCTACGGTCTTAAACTGCAGAAAGTGAAAAAACTCACCCATGCACATTTTTTAGGTATTACCAGACGCGAATTCTTGGGATCTGCATCACTGGTAGTCAATTCCTTTTCAAACAAAGGAATGACAACAGACTTTGAGCTGAGATGTTGTCAAGGATCATGTTCATAGGAAGACAAGAATGAGAAGTATATGACAcagattttgaaattaattcaaaagAACAAACTAATTAGTACATTTATCATACTGCTTATACAATCGTGACTATCAAATTCCTAGttaattttttcatctaaaaaagTACATAGTGGATACTCTCTTTGGATATGCTGCAGATCTTCATCACTTACCTCAGGCAAGTAATGACGATATGAATGGATTTTCCTAGGACCATCACCTTGACACTTCTTATTAACAGTAGAACTGTCAGGTATATCATCAGGTGAATTAGGGTACAATTGTTCTCTACTTTCACATGAAGGAGCATCTTTTTGTGATGGTGTTCCAGTGGTGATCCCTACAACAGGCATGACTGGCTAGGTTCAGTAATCACTATTTGTATTCTAGTCAAAAACTAACATATGCTAgaatagagagagaaaggaaTCTAAATGTTGCTGTGCATTACATTTTTGGTCTATGAGcgataaaagaagaaaatttcacATTATGCAAAATATGAAGCAAAAATTTTTCAGGAGAAATTAGGTACAAGTTcatcaaagaaaagaaatcaattAGCTACAACAATAAACTCATTTATCAGTTACTTTCCAAGTTCATAATATATTGACAATCACCAGTGGTCACTTTGCCCAAGTCAACATATAGTTTAATTTCTGGTAGGTCCCGCAGAGTCCTGGGACGAGTATTCTTGAATTCAAATCTGCTTCTGTGTGCTCCCTGTGATACAACATTTGGACTTAGTATGGCACCATTTTATATTTGTGAACTAAAATAAACAGTTTTAAAGTAACACATTCCCGAGTAACCAACAAATTTCGATTGAAATTGAATTTGGTAATCACTTAATTAATTAGAAGCATTGTGACCTTTCTCAATactgaaatatcaaatttataatctaATCATTATGAATAGCAAATTTCCTCCTTTAAAAGGATCAGCCGACATTTATGCTGTTCTTGTCAGGGTTACAGGAAAATTATGTGCTTTTGCAGTCTATCAAATTACTTATCATGACTTTCtccaaataaatatttgtaatacactgaagaaaacaacaaaaaaaatgacaaaagagaTTCTCAAAACTACCAGATATATGCATTACTAATAGCTAATAAAAGAGATGCAATACATTTCTAACAACCCacagaaaaatatgaaagttaaagtgaaaaaaaaaaaaatcagaaaagcaACTCATGAACAGGTAATTGCAGAAGGTATCCAATAATCTCAAACAAAAGATGGTcaacaatgaaaataattataaatattaggTTTATTAAGTGAAATATAATGTATATATGTGAAAGAGTGTCTGAAGAAAATGCTAGAAAGCGTTGCCAACTAGTGAATTGATGATAATGAGTGGAATTAGATccttaaaaataacaataatttaaaagataaggGACAAATAGCTGATTCATACCTTAAGGATTTCATTTGCTATGCATTCAGTACATCTTACACCTCCAGAATCCCATTCAATATGTGTATGGGTTGACATGATACATCCACAGTGAACAATCTGCACAGATAACTATAAGTATGCTTGAACAATTTAGCTTAGTTCATACTAGTAACCAAAGTGATGTCATATCCAGAAATTACCACATAACCACCTGTATAGGTAGAAAAGAATGTAGGTGGGAAAACAACTTATCAGGTAAAAGGAATGTGCAGAAGTTTTCAGCTCACCTTCTTACAAGTAACACAATCTCTCCAACCACTGACATCCAGGTGAAAAATATTGCAGAATGTTCCTTCCTCATAAGCAGAACTAGATTTGAAAACTATTAGGTCAGTTATTTGTAACAGCTAGGAATAAAAAGTCAGGTTAAGTATTTTTAAGATGCTTTTAAATACACAGGTTTACTACATCAATCGAGAAtggaaaaaaatgaatcaatataATCTTAGTAAAATTTAGGAGCCATAAATACTCTAAGCATATTGAAGTTGCAACTTTGCCAAAATTCCAATCAGATAATAGTCATCATTAGCCAATAATAATGCATAAAAGAGAATTTTTCATTACTAGGAAAATAATATTAGGAAACTAATTAATAAGCCTATATAGTACTGGTATATTGAATTCTCTATTCTAACACAACTATATGGCATCGGTATATCcacttcaataatattatttatccatAGATAAAATGTGCATATATTCTCCAAAGTTGCGAAAAAAGATAGAAATCAAGAAAAAAGATTTCAAATCAGAAAATGTACATAGGGGAAAAAGGCCAAAAATGATGAGTTGGATACAAgttatataaaacgacgtcgttttaatatgtGAATCCAAACTAACATTATCTCACCTAAGCAAGCAACGTTGTTTTAGTCTATGATGCCAAAATAACATTATCTCACCTAAGCCATAGAAGGCACAATAGTATGTGGCTTAACTCACGCGAATCACTTCTTTTAAGGTGAAAAGATCCAAACTGAAGCTCCTAAGGAATATATTCCTCAATGTCAATCTTAGGTTGTTTTCAAATTGCATTCGTCAAGACACCACTAAACCCAAAAACTCAGGCTGAAAAAAGTATGTTGATAATGATATTTAAACTCAAGCATGCCCCATAATgtgaattatcaaatttaattacgTTTGTGTCATATGGATTACGCTTAGAAAGTCACATGGATAAGTAATTCCTTCTTTATCTATATATTCGCCCTTACATGGATAAGTAATTCCTTCTTTATCTATATATTCGCCCTTTCTCATTGTAAGGGAAATTGCTTCATAGCTTAAAATGTTTACCAAAACTGAGAAACTCTATGTCCATAGTGTGAGACAAACAACCCAACAAAGATACAATTTCTGAGTCATTTCATTGTCTACTCCATATTCCTAGTGTGAGACAAACAGCCCAAGAAGCATATCTAGCAACCACAGATCCACAGCGGGTGGTTAACATTGAAGAGAAAACTAAAACACTTAACGATACGAAATTATATGCTTAAAACCCACCGCTTAATTACTTTCCTCTGTCAGATAATGTTACGTAAAATGGTTCCTAAAAACTAGCTCACAAAATTGTGCATTTACAAAATTGAAGAACGTGTTCAattacttaaaaagaaaaaccttcaaaaataatgacaataacAGTGCACGCTGCTAGCatttaaaatgaaagagaaagggAATAAAAGCCTATGAACTATGAAAAGAGAGATAAAAGTGTTACACTAGGGAAAAAGATAGCAAATATGCGAGGTCCAAACGAGGAGAGAACAAAAAGACGGGTAAAACTAGAGATGGTATAGCCCTTTGCagcatgttttaaaaattatgcagCTGTATTCTCCAAAGACACAAAAAAAAGCTCTTGcacattttcaaaaatggcaCTAATTTAGTGGAGTTGTATCCTATATTTTCAGGGACAATATTTCACACACAACTAGCCAACACGCACATGCATATTTGGTGTTGCAATGTAAAAAATTGTCTTCCCAAAACATTAAATGAGaccaacaaaaaagaaatttgaaataaaattgaacacaaatttttttacatagTACAATTTCATAATGGAATTAATTTTTCACTGTGCAAGATAGGCACTCCATCTTGAACTCCTACTTAGCAGGTATGGTGCATCATTTAAAGATTTCAGTATTCTTCAAACAATGGATTCCAAatgagtaaaattaaaatttgatattagtACTACAGAGAAATAATTCCACATTATCCTCCAAGAATCAAAATCTCCCAGGTTAAGgctaatttcaattttgtttatgttttcaattCATTTAAGTTTCTCAGTGTGGTTGTTTGGCATACAATAAAACATGACgtcttttcaaaaaaatttcttcgTCTTCAGGAAAGAAGATTTCTATCATAAACTTCTTTCCAAAGAATAATCTATTGCATTGATAGTTCTTGAAATTGcaaattacaaaacaaaaaaaacaagggaaaaaattaaacagaGATATAGATTGTCGAAAGAGGAATAAAAGCAACGACAATAATAATGTAGCTATATATGCCATAGAGGAGagcaaagaaaattaaattttactccCTTCAATTGCCTTTtgtatcttttttctttataaaatctTCCAGGATCTCTAAATCTTTGTGTTTCCACAATGACAACAAGCAAAGATTAGCCGAAAGGCCTTCAATAGTGGCAGTAGAGGCCTTCTCTCCCCTTCATTCTTGATCTTCGTCTTCAACGCAATTAAAAAGGATAGCATTAACTCCTTTTAGGTGTTATTAAAGATAGAGTAGTGATCATGAACTAGAATAGTGAAGTTGAACAAATAAGTTTCCAAAACTATAGCTCTAAACTCCTTATTGATGTTAACCTTTAAACCGAACCTAACaaaccttttaaaaattcatgtttgttttataattttttaaaacaaaaaccaaactaTCATATTGGCATATATATAGCAACAGTTAATGAAAATTAACTGTTATTGACTAACGGCATATGTCtcaattttattgttgaagCATGACGATGTCAAGAACACTcccatattttaattattactgtTAGATTaggtttgaacttaattttgatttagtttgacatttgttaagtttttgtTACCCCTTGGCTAAAATTCTAGAAATTCTCTCAAAAATAGAACAACAAATACTTTTAATTTCTATGGATGATTGATATATGgtaagaaaattttacattaagtAGAATAATAGAAATGTCACCATCTCTAAACTAATGATTCACTCCACAAAAGGAACAAAAGAGCATATATCTTAAAGACCTTAGACGCTCTAGTACTAGAATTTTGACTATTGAAGGAAAAAGCTACATTTCCAAAATCTAAACTAGTCACAagaagattaaaatataatcaagtACAAAAAAAGCAGATGATGGGAGTACAAAATTGCACTACTTAGAAAAATTCTTTGGTAACCTTTCTCTTGTTCCACTGATTATTCTCACCTGAGATAGAGACATAGAGTCCAATTCCACTGTAATTTTACTTAACTTGTATATCTAACACCACTCCCTGAGTCTACCAATGACCCAAATGGAAATAAATGGTTTAACTTATCTCTTCTCCTCAGTAAAACACAAAGAACAACCAGCTGCTCCCGTTTGAAAACCAATGATTTTAAGAACTCcttataatgaaatttaaatgaaaaattgaattttttaaaattaagattagcGTACGCGTTTGATggcatatttgaaaattgaaacgTGGCTCTCCCAAACGGAAAAATAAATGACTTGTATCAAAAGAGttgtaaacataaaaaaaaaagggaagagCTAGGAATGTTTTTCAAATGATTACCAAAAACACAAGAACCATCTTTAATCTTTCAGCCCCGCTGATCTAAATTACATgcacttttaaaaaaataaactttttgttttataaatctCTCTCTACAGTCTCTTCAGTCTAATAATAGACAAACTCTCAtactttgaaaattgaaatgaaactctattaaaatattaaaaatcatcaTGAACCCACTTTCAAATTCATCAACACCTCCCAAAAAAAGATTTCACAATATATCAAAAGCATGCCCTGAATGCCTATTTTCTGCCTCAATTATCCAAGCACAACCCCAAAGGAAAGTTGATTACTACTCTTCTaagtcaaaacaaaaaattaaaaaaatggctATAACAATGAAAGATGCATGTTAAACCATCACCATCCCTATAAGTAGCAACATTACATTAAACAACAGAGATGAAACATGCATCAAAAGTTGTATTAAAAGAAGATGCAAAAGAGCATACGCGCAACGGATACAAAGCAAAGCAGAGCCGCCATTCTGGAGGGGCCAGCCAGGCCTGAGGATGGTGCAGACAGTCTTGCAGTAAAAGCAGGTCCTGCTCATGGATGCTGATGAAGAAGAAGCCATTGAAAGAAGCTTGGAGAACTCTGAAGTGTTTTGCTTTTACTGAATACTAAGAAGAATTAGAGTGATAATGACAGTGATGTAGTGACAACACTAGACAAATAAGACAAGTTTAAGAGATAGAAACAAGCTGCTTCAACGGTTTTGTATGATGTTATTGCCAGAGTTTAGTCAAGAGATCCGAGACAAAATATGGTGTGCTCGATCACATCTATAGAAGATCctttcatgaaaaataaataataaattaattattttaaaataataataaaatagtattggTTTTAGATGGaaataaaactttcaaattaagGTAATTAAATTACAACCAAGCAGAGAAATATAATGAGTGAGTTATGTATTTACAAtttgtctctttctttcaaaattttagacaaatgcatgcatgcatgccgCCTGTGAAGTTCATACAGAAAAGCCAGAACATAACTGAAAGACCATAACAAATATGCTTTTccattttaagtattttgcaTTAAATATCATTATGAGTTACTAGATTAGGCTTCAATTAATTCTTCAGGGGGGCAAACATTGTCTTATTGTATTCAATGCTTCGGGTTTGTTAACCTTACCAAATTTTATGAACATTGAGAAGAGAACATAAGTCTAGGACTCTCGGTGACTCTTCTATTTAAAATATGGTAATTGAGGGATGTTGGTCTATTTCTTTATtctaaataaatgaatatatctttataaaattatttttaatataagtaaaaaGGGAATATTAAAAAGACAATATTGAATTTTGTAAAGGACCATTACTGTGATACCCCAAactgattttcaaatttttagtaacccaatttttgttgaaaaacaattaaaaattccTCAAATAGAAAAACATTTGgtatgaatattaatatatatatatatatatatatatatatatatatatatatatatatatatatatatatatatatattaaatccCATTAAAAAGTGGATATTTTAATGAGGTTtggaaatattaaataacaataaaattcaaatccTACAAGCAACAAAAATAATTGCTCTTCTTTAAGTACTTCATCTGTTCAATCAACAGTGCAACAAAACATTATTAAGAGAGAGGAATGTTCATCTCATTGGTCTTGTTGATGAATTAAACAGAGAGAAGGAACATCTGATCGAAAAAGACAAATAAGATTAAGCTTTCTCTTACCCAAAAGTTTTCTGAGTTTGACATGGTATATGGGCAATGTGTTCAAAATTCCTCGAAAGTAACAGACTTTTAGTTGGAATTTGTAGAGCCCACAGCCCAGAATTCAACCCAGAAGCCCACTTCCTGGATCAAGTTTAGCTTCATTCTGGAGGGCTGACCAAAACACAAAGGCTTGATATAAGGCCAACTTACACAAGTTTGTTCTCCACTTGTTAAAAACAGACCAAAATTTAGATTAACTACAGCAATATAAAGGTAAAAGAATAGATTAATATTCTGCAGCATCAATCACTGAGAGCCAAGGGAATCAAGCTTAGAAcaacataaattttgatttctgTTCACTGTGATGTCTCCTACTACAAAATTGTGAATTGGAAAATGCTCATGCTATACATAGAAATCTTTTAGGATATTGACTGAATCGAAATGAAAATTCCATTAGTTGGATACTTAAACAATCAACTAATTATACAACCCTACAACTcgactaataaaaaaaaaaatactctgGCATTGTAATCACCCTCAAAGCCCCTTTCACAGAGATGATCTTGATAAACCAGAATCAATCGTATAGTAATTTAGCTGATTGAGTTTTCAATGATTTGCTTTCTTTCTTCAAACTCTTCTCCACatacttttcattttttgatataGCTTTTTCTATAGCTTTCTTCTTTCGCACATTCTTTGACCTCTTCATTGGTCTTCCCTTCTTGATCCTTCTGCTTCCACAAAGGTTCAGAATTAGTCATCATCTTCTCTCATTGGACAAATGAGATAGATACAATTTTACAAACAGGATTAATCCATAATATGTATCACAAATCCAAAGAAATGACTACTCAAAAACATTGAGAAATGAGTGTCCATAGGGACCCAAATCTCAAGCACATTATCATATTATGCCACTCCTATGGTCAACATTATATAAATTCTATAGTCCTTATCTCTTGTATGTTGAAGAAAAGAGTTAAAGAAGAATTTTACAAACTCCATCAACTATTCCCTCCAAGAGTTGAGATGTGGATTTAAGAAAAATGCAAACGTGTACACTTGAGGACATTcatttattttgcaaaaattcAAACCAGATTGGAGAACATTCATATATTTTGCAAAATTCAAACCTCGACTCTCTAATAAGAGGGCTATAAGACAAATTTTACAAACTCCTATAAGTCCTTCCCTTTAAGAGTTCAGATAtaattttgtgaaagaaaaaatacaaacatcAACCCtagaaaaaatatgtataaatatacaGTCATATCTTGCAGACATCATAGAAGATATACGCT
It contains:
- the LOC123228641 gene encoding B3 domain-containing protein Os07g0563300-like yields the protein MASSSSASMSRTCFYCKTVCTILRPGWPLQNGGSALLCIRCASAYEEGTFCNIFHLDVSGWRDCVTCKKIVHCGCIMSTHTHIEWDSGGVRCTECIANEILKGAHRSRFEFKNTRPRTLRDLPEIKLYVDLGKVTTGITTGTPSQKDAPSCESREQLYPNSPDDIPDSSTVNKKCQGDGPRKIHSYRHYLPEVSDEDLQHIQRDSKSVVIPLFEKELTTSDADPKNSRLVIPKKCAWDYLPKISEPKGIPIKIQDTSGKYWNFSYRFWSNRNSTMYVLEGTRDYVAENQCRPGDKVTFYRIDPEGQLVIGLKKAQASTSDQEKIQRVMGNTC